GCGGTCAGAATGTCAACAAGGTCTCGACGGCGGTGGAGTTGCGGTTCGACGTGCGCAATTCCCCCTCCCTGCCCGGTTATGTCAAAGCCAATCTGCGCCAGCAGGCTTCGCACTTGATGACACAGGACGGGGTTCTGGTGATGCAAGTGCAAAGCCATCGCACGCAGGCGCGCAACCGCGAAGAGGCGCTCGAGCGATTGGTGGCCCTGATCGACAAGGCAACCTACCGCCCAAAACGGCGCATTGCCACCAAGCCGACCCGGGCCAGCAAAAAGCGCCGGGTGGATAGCAAAACCAAGCGCGGTGCCCTGAAGAAAATGCGCTCGTCAAAAAGCTTCGACTGACCCTGCAGCCTTCACCCCACCAACGAGGTTTCTGCCGTCATGCGATAGCTCAGTGCTTCGGCTATGTCGGTTTTGCCGGGTTGGGTGCGCCCTGCGAGATCGGCCAGGGTTCGGGCAAGCTTCAATATGCGGTGATAGCCACGCGCCGACAGGGCCATGCTTTCGGCTGCATGGGCCAGCAGCCTGCGGGCTTCGCCCTTGACGTCACAGACCTGTTCAATGGCACTTGCCGGGCATTGAGCATTGGTCATGGTGGCAGAAAGACCAAGCGCCACAAAGCGCTGGCTTTGCAACAGCCGCGCATTGGCGACCCGCTCGGCCACCTGTTTTGAGCCTTCTTTCGACGGCGGCAACATCAGATCACTGGCGGAGACGGCAGGCACTTCGATGCGCAGATCGATGCGATCAAGCAAGGGACCGGAAATCCGGGCCTGATAATCGGCGGCAC
This DNA window, taken from Cohaesibacter intestini, encodes the following:
- the arfB gene encoding alternative ribosome rescue aminoacyl-tRNA hydrolase ArfB; translation: MSDRIIIKEGLSLDPDELEERFIRASGPGGQNVNKVSTAVELRFDVRNSPSLPGYVKANLRQQASHLMTQDGVLVMQVQSHRTQARNREEALERLVALIDKATYRPKRRIATKPTRASKKRRVDSKTKRGALKKMRSSKSFD